Proteins encoded within one genomic window of Alteribacter populi:
- a CDS encoding sodium:solute symporter family protein produces the protein MIENQEVYLTVFLVFTMFMILVGIWTSRKVKNGEDFLMGGRGLTLPLLIGTTVATLVGTGSSMGAVGFAFENGWAGALYGIGGSIGMFGLLLLFADVRKYNFMTFSEELSFYYGANKIVKGSTSILMYIASLGWLGAHILGGSLYLSWITGLDLFYAKIIVAVGFALYTLIGGFLAVVYTDTIQGAILFVGFITLTILSVVKVGGLGQLSSELSNEMVSFLGIEKLGFIPALSLVVVIAVGVLATPSFRHRIYSSESITTVKKGFFVTGTLFAIFSLFPAIIGMSANAINPDLEAGYAFPFLATEVFPIWVGAIVLVAGLSATMSSGSSDFITGVTILLRDVFQTFTGKLPEKDNMVGYSRIALVITLILAFVLTLGADNIIDYISNFIATVMSGLFVAALLGKFWPRATWQGGLASIIGGSAISFVVLMSESLMAFWGNPILPSLGVAIIAGIVVSLITPRNKVSKEEALQILSKERSIVDNGTHDGNSIKSDVN, from the coding sequence ATGATTGAGAACCAGGAAGTTTATTTAACAGTCTTCTTAGTGTTTACAATGTTTATGATCCTAGTTGGGATTTGGACGTCAAGAAAAGTAAAAAATGGTGAGGACTTTTTAATGGGAGGCAGAGGGTTAACACTACCTCTGTTAATAGGGACTACCGTAGCCACTTTAGTCGGAACGGGGTCAAGTATGGGAGCTGTGGGATTTGCGTTTGAAAACGGTTGGGCAGGTGCCTTATATGGAATAGGCGGCTCGATTGGAATGTTTGGATTACTTTTACTATTTGCTGATGTAAGGAAGTATAACTTTATGACATTTTCTGAAGAGTTAAGCTTTTATTATGGTGCAAATAAAATAGTAAAAGGATCTACGTCAATTCTGATGTATATTGCTTCACTTGGTTGGTTAGGTGCTCATATTTTAGGGGGAAGTCTTTACTTATCTTGGATAACGGGGTTGGACCTTTTTTACGCAAAAATCATCGTAGCTGTTGGCTTTGCACTTTACACATTAATTGGTGGTTTTTTAGCAGTTGTTTATACAGATACGATTCAAGGTGCTATTTTATTTGTTGGTTTTATAACGCTTACAATACTATCAGTTGTAAAAGTTGGAGGACTTGGACAGCTGTCAAGTGAACTGTCAAATGAAATGGTTTCTTTCTTAGGTATTGAAAAGTTAGGGTTTATTCCTGCGTTATCGCTTGTTGTTGTGATCGCGGTTGGAGTATTAGCGACACCATCATTTCGTCATCGCATCTACTCGAGTGAAAGTATTACGACAGTTAAAAAAGGTTTTTTTGTCACAGGCACTCTTTTTGCCATATTTTCATTATTTCCTGCAATCATTGGGATGTCTGCAAATGCCATTAATCCCGATCTAGAGGCGGGGTATGCTTTCCCATTTTTGGCGACTGAAGTGTTCCCGATTTGGGTTGGAGCCATTGTTTTAGTGGCAGGGTTAAGTGCAACAATGTCATCTGGAAGCTCTGATTTTATTACAGGTGTTACAATTCTATTAAGAGATGTCTTCCAAACGTTTACAGGTAAACTACCAGAGAAGGACAATATGGTTGGTTATTCAAGAATCGCTTTAGTCATTACGTTAATCTTAGCCTTTGTTCTTACGTTAGGAGCAGACAATATTATTGATTATATTTCTAACTTTATAGCGACTGTTATGTCAGGGTTGTTCGTAGCAGCGCTCTTAGGGAAGTTTTGGCCACGTGCGACTTGGCAAGGTGGACTTGCTAGTATCATTGGAGGGTCGGCCATTTCCTTCGTTGTTTTAATGAGCGAGTCGCTTATGGCATTTTGGGGGAATCCAATCCTTCCGTCACTTGGAGTCGCAATAATTGCGGGGATAGTCGTTAGCTTAATCACACCAAGAAATAAAGTTTCAAAAGAGGAAGCATTACAGATTTTATCAAAAGAACGATCGATTGTAGATAATGGAACACACGATGGTAATTCAATAAAGTCTGATGTTAACTAA